Proteins encoded within one genomic window of Amycolatopsis nigrescens CSC17Ta-90:
- a CDS encoding MCE family protein, which translates to MLVRRTKFQLVAFAIISVVAIVYALIRFAGLGEVFGSKGYSVRLELAESGGIFQNAEVTYRGYNIGRVGPLKLTSTGLEAQLDIDPDAPPVPADLQAVVANRSAVGEQYVDLRPVREGGETLQAGAVIPVDRTKTPVSTDKLVSDLDSLASSVPTDALRTVVDESYNAFAGTGDDLQVLMDTARDFTSTARDYLPQTVQLLDSGGKVLQTQNAEAGSLKSFSEDLNKLTETLKNSDGDIRKVIDVTPQVSRQISEVLAESGPGLGALLANLLTTSNLLVTRQDGLEQALVTYPILGVGGQTVAPGDGTAHLGLALNLFDPPPCTKGYLPYDQYRGGNGPANVADRDAKADAYCAEPKGSPINVRGSANAPYNGVPQLPTPEDVERNKNRDSEELAANRASRGVPGVAGGPALTVNGLRGLLGLSG; encoded by the coding sequence ATGCTGGTGCGCAGGACGAAGTTCCAGCTGGTCGCGTTCGCGATCATCTCGGTGGTGGCGATCGTGTACGCGCTGATCCGGTTCGCCGGCCTCGGCGAGGTGTTCGGCAGCAAGGGCTACTCGGTCCGGCTCGAGCTGGCCGAGTCCGGTGGCATCTTCCAGAACGCCGAGGTGACCTACCGCGGCTACAACATCGGCCGGGTCGGTCCGCTGAAGCTCACTTCGACCGGGCTGGAGGCCCAGCTCGACATCGACCCGGACGCCCCGCCGGTGCCGGCGGACCTGCAGGCCGTGGTCGCCAACCGGTCCGCGGTCGGCGAGCAGTACGTGGACCTGCGCCCGGTCCGCGAGGGCGGGGAGACCCTGCAGGCCGGGGCGGTGATCCCGGTCGACCGCACCAAGACCCCGGTGAGCACGGACAAGCTGGTCAGCGACCTGGACAGCCTGGCTTCCTCGGTGCCCACCGACGCGCTGCGCACCGTGGTCGACGAGTCCTACAACGCCTTCGCCGGCACCGGCGACGACCTGCAGGTGCTGATGGACACCGCGCGCGACTTCACCAGCACCGCCAGGGATTACCTGCCGCAGACCGTGCAGCTGCTCGACTCGGGCGGCAAGGTGCTGCAGACGCAGAACGCGGAGGCCGGCTCGCTCAAGTCGTTCAGCGAGGACCTGAACAAGCTGACCGAGACGCTGAAGAACTCCGACGGCGACATTCGCAAGGTCATCGACGTGACCCCGCAGGTGTCCAGGCAGATCAGCGAGGTGCTGGCGGAGTCGGGGCCCGGCCTCGGCGCGCTGCTGGCGAACCTGCTCACCACGTCCAACCTGCTGGTCACCCGGCAGGACGGCCTGGAGCAGGCGCTGGTCACCTACCCGATCCTCGGCGTCGGCGGGCAGACGGTGGCGCCCGGCGACGGGACCGCGCACCTCGGGCTGGCGCTGAACCTGTTCGACCCGCCGCCGTGCACCAAGGGCTACCTGCCCTACGACCAGTACCGCGGCGGCAACGGCCCGGCGAACGTCGCCGACCGGGACGCCAAGGCGGACGCGTACTGTGCCGAGCCCAAGGGCAGCCCGATCAACGTCCGCGGCTCGGCGAACGCGCCGTACAACGGGGTCCCGCAGCTGCCGACTCCGGAGGACGTGGAACGGAACAAGAACCGGGACAGCGAGGAGCTGGCGGCCAACCGGGCGTCCAGGGGGGTGCCGGGTGTGGCCGGCGGCCCGGCGCTCACCGTGAACGGGCTGCGCGGGCTGCTCGGCCTGTCCGGCTGA